From Brevundimonas vesicularis:
CGTCGCCGAAGTCATGGCCCAGAAGCACGGTCGTCTGGTGCGTGCGGCAGGGGTCGTGCTGGTTCGACAAAGACCGGGCACGGGCAACGCCATCTTCGTGACGATGGAGGATGAAACGGGCGTGGTGAATGCCCTGATCTGGGCGCGGCTGTTCGAGACCTTCCGGCGAGAGGTGATGGCGGCGCGGCTGATGGAGGTGGAGGGCACGGTCGAAAAAAGCATCGAGGACGTGCTACACATCATGGTGCGAAAAGTCGTGGACCGCTCAGCTGAGTTGAGCCGGCTATCCGAAGACTATGATCTACAGGTCGAACTGTCGCGGGCGGATGCTGTGAAATACCCGCAAGCGCCGCGCAGCCTGACCGGTCGACATCCGCGCGATGTCCGTATCCTGCCGGGATCGCGCGACTTTCACTGAGACGATCACAACGAGAAACGCCGGACGGGCGAGCCGTCCGGCGATCTGCTGGATCAGAGAAGAAGTGCGATCAGCGCTTGCCGAAGATCATGTCGCCCAATTTGGCGAAGAAGCCCTTTTCCTCGGGCTTGGCGGCGGGGGCCGGCTTGGGTGCTTCGACCGGCTTGGGAGCGGGAGCCGGCGTAGGCGCGGACGCCGCAGCGGCGGGGGCAGGGGTGGCGGCAGGCTTGGGCGCGGCGACGGGTTCCGCAGGCTTGGGCGCCGCTGCGGCCGGCTTGGCGACAGGGGCGGCCTTCGGGGCGGCGGCGGGTTTCGAAGCGGCAGCCTTGGGGGCGGCAGGTTTTACCGCCGCAGGCTTTGCCGCCGTCGCCTTCGGTGCGGCCGCTTTCGGAGCAGCGGCCTTCACTGGGGTCTTGGCTGCGGGTTTGGGTGCAGCAGCTTTCGGAGCAGCCTTGGCGGCGGGGGTGATTTCCGGCTTGGCTGCGGCCTTGGCGGCGACGGGCTTAGCGGCCCCCTTGGGGGCTGCGGTTTTGGGCGCTGCAGCCTTGGGCGCGACAGCCTTGGCGGCCGCGGGCTTCGGCGCAGCCGCTGCCGCCTTTGCCGCGGCCTTGGGCGCAGCGGTTTTCTCGGCGGCGGTCTTCACGGCGCTCGACTTCGGCGCGGCTTTAGGCTTGGAAGCGGCGGTCGCCGGCTTTGGCGACGCTGGTTTAGACGTAGACGGTGACTTGGCCATGTATTCCCCGACCCCTCGGTTTGATAAAAACGCGGTGGCGACGGGCGTTCAGCACCGGCTCGCTACGATTCGCCATATTACCGGTGTTTGAAGAATGTCCGAGTCCGCACTTCAGATAATCGCACGTGGCCCGCGCGCCGCCGCAGAGGCCGCCGCAGAGGCCGTAGACGCCGATCCGCGGCTGGAAGGCGCGACCTATTCGATCCTGGAAGAGGACGAGGACAACGACGTCTGGCGCATCGACGCCTTTCCCACGACCGATGACGAGGTCGAGGGGCTGAAGGCGGTGCTGGCGGGCTATCCGGTGACGGTGCTGGTCGAGAAGCTGGCGGACGCCGACTGGCTGGCCATGTCGCTGTCGGGTCTGCCGCCGGTCGAGGCCGGACGGTTCTTCGTCTACGGCGCACACGATCAGGGCAAGGTGCCCGAGGGCCGCGTCACGCTGAAGATCGACGCCGGCGCCGCCTTCGGCACAGGCCACCATGGCACCACGGTCGGCTGCCTGGAGGCGTTCGACAAGCTGCTGGAGACCGAAAGCTTCGAGAAGGTGCTGGACGTGGGTTGCGGCACGGGCGTGCTGGCGATCGCGGCGGCCAAGACGGGCACGCCCATCGCGGTCGGCACCGACATCGACGAGCCCTCGGCCCGGATCGCCAATGAGAACGCCGAGATCAACGAGGCCAAGTGCGACTTCTACTTCGCGGATGGTCTCAGCGATCCGCGCATCGCCCAGCATCAGCCGTATGATCTGGTGTTCGCCAACATCCTGGCCGCGCCGCTGGTGC
This genomic window contains:
- a CDS encoding 50S ribosomal protein L11 methyltransferase, whose translation is MSESALQIIARGPRAAAEAAAEAVDADPRLEGATYSILEEDEDNDVWRIDAFPTTDDEVEGLKAVLAGYPVTVLVEKLADADWLAMSLSGLPPVEAGRFFVYGAHDQGKVPEGRVTLKIDAGAAFGTGHHGTTVGCLEAFDKLLETESFEKVLDVGCGTGVLAIAAAKTGTPIAVGTDIDEPSARIANENAEINEAKCDFYFADGLSDPRIAQHQPYDLVFANILAAPLVHLAPEIGAALKTGGVAILSGLLRTQEERVLEAYLPLGFTVEQTIHHDAWSALQLRKG